The window CTGGCTGGCGGTGGCGGCTAGTGGCAGTGCTCCGTGATGTCGACCACCACCGCCTTCCGCCAGCTGAAAAGGAAGTAGCCCATGCCGGCGCCGGCTGCCACGGCGATGCAGAGGTAAGCATTGTAGGTCATGAAGACGAGCATCAGGAAGTAGCTGACGACCACCTGGACAATGTGCAGCACTGTCTGCAGGAAGTGGGCAGGGCTTAGCATCCGCTGCCTATGAGGACGAGAGGGGGCGTTAGCACTGCTTCTAGCATTAGCATCTGACATCATGTGGCCCCCTCCAGGAGTTAGCCGTTTTAGCGTCAGCGCTAACAGTTCAGTTTAAATACGGATG is drawn from Plectropomus leopardus isolate mb unplaced genomic scaffold, YSFRI_Pleo_2.0 unplaced_scaffold23278, whole genome shotgun sequence and contains these coding sequences:
- the slc31a1 gene encoding high affinity copper uptake protein 1, encoding MVGACIGVFLLAVLYEGLKMGREALLRRSQVNVRYNSMPLPGADGTVLMETHKTVGQRMLSPAHFLQTVLHIVQVVVSYFLMLVFMTYNAYLCIAVAAGAGMGYFLFSWRKAVVVDITEHCH